Proteins from a genomic interval of Oceanispirochaeta crateris:
- a CDS encoding xanthine dehydrogenase family protein molybdopterin-binding subunit: MKKSFRNDALQKVCGTARFADDYSFPRMAHSVPVYSQYVHARVSAILVEEAERMPGVLSVLTWKDVPGSLTAGQIDQDYPILVKDRIRFTGDVVAIITAETRAQALAAVEKVKVDAKELPILRDTEEAIKSGAVVIPEGRAGNIVNHHKVRKGDPDKKMSESDIIIEEFFTTPLVEHAYIEPECGICIPRDDGVLEIYGSIQHPFSTRRFVCAYLGRPLASVIVRAHAVGGSFGGKDDTASIVCARAALAAVKLKRPVKMLYDRAWSMKESYKRNPYKMWYKAGFSSKGKLMSVISRTLADSGAYTSTTPWSTWRSAAQNIGPYVLSDIHADVYGVATNNIFTGAFRGFGSPQTNFAFEQIMDMAAEKLDLDPLEIRKINAVRQNSETITGQVLDDHTVSLIEVMEKTASSINFKEKRKLCSQGKGDKLYGIGMAASYRGCSLGAEGMDFCCASVNVQFDGSILIDVSVFENGQGAPSAMIILASQMLGVPLENIHYQGSTTATIPDGGTTVASRGTMMGGGALKDAMDTLKAILRKTLLPDLAEKEEEIEFRDNRIFGTKGRSLSWNEAGKKMYLARVYPVAFGTFQAPKVSWNEENGQGDAYFSYVYSSQAVEVEVDPEKGSCRILNIVASHDIGRAVNPPMVKGQIHGGIVQGAGMALTENFMTDDEGRALSLNFSKYKIPRMTDIPDIEAHIVENNDPLSPTGTKGIGEPALEIIAPAIANAVAAATGRRFTSLPLDLSSLKRETPQKEPLKK; the protein is encoded by the coding sequence GTGAAAAAGAGTTTTAGAAATGACGCCCTTCAGAAAGTATGTGGAACAGCCCGCTTTGCCGATGACTATTCTTTTCCAAGGATGGCTCATTCCGTTCCAGTATACAGTCAGTATGTTCATGCCAGGGTTTCGGCTATCCTTGTGGAAGAAGCGGAGAGAATGCCAGGTGTCCTCTCGGTTTTGACCTGGAAAGATGTACCCGGGTCACTCACCGCCGGACAGATTGACCAGGATTATCCCATTCTGGTCAAAGACCGTATCCGATTTACAGGAGATGTGGTGGCAATCATCACCGCCGAAACCAGAGCCCAGGCTCTGGCTGCTGTTGAAAAAGTGAAGGTGGATGCCAAGGAACTTCCCATTCTTCGGGATACCGAGGAGGCCATCAAAAGCGGAGCCGTGGTCATACCGGAAGGCCGGGCGGGAAATATCGTGAATCATCATAAGGTCCGAAAGGGTGACCCCGATAAAAAAATGTCTGAGTCTGACATCATTATTGAAGAATTCTTTACAACTCCTCTGGTGGAACATGCCTATATTGAGCCTGAATGCGGTATCTGCATCCCCCGGGATGACGGTGTTCTTGAAATCTACGGAAGCATTCAACACCCTTTCAGTACCCGCCGTTTTGTTTGTGCCTACCTGGGACGTCCTCTGGCTTCGGTCATTGTCCGGGCCCATGCCGTGGGGGGAAGTTTCGGTGGAAAAGATGACACCGCTTCTATTGTCTGTGCCCGGGCGGCACTGGCGGCGGTCAAGCTGAAGAGACCGGTGAAGATGCTTTATGACCGGGCCTGGTCCATGAAGGAGAGTTATAAGAGGAATCCCTACAAGATGTGGTATAAAGCGGGATTCTCTTCCAAGGGAAAACTGATGTCTGTCATCAGCCGGACTCTGGCCGACTCAGGAGCCTATACCTCTACGACCCCCTGGTCCACCTGGCGTTCTGCCGCACAAAATATCGGTCCCTATGTTCTGTCGGATATTCATGCCGACGTGTATGGTGTGGCGACGAACAATATCTTCACAGGAGCCTTTCGTGGCTTCGGTTCTCCTCAAACGAATTTTGCCTTTGAACAGATCATGGATATGGCTGCGGAGAAGCTGGATCTGGACCCTCTGGAGATTAGAAAAATCAATGCGGTTCGTCAGAATAGTGAAACAATCACAGGACAGGTCCTGGATGACCATACGGTGAGCCTCATAGAAGTGATGGAGAAGACGGCGTCATCCATCAACTTTAAAGAAAAGAGAAAACTTTGTTCGCAGGGAAAGGGCGACAAGTTGTACGGCATAGGTATGGCTGCTTCCTACAGAGGCTGCAGCCTGGGAGCGGAAGGCATGGACTTTTGCTGTGCTTCGGTGAACGTACAATTTGACGGCTCCATCCTGATCGATGTCTCCGTTTTTGAAAATGGACAGGGAGCTCCCAGCGCCATGATCATTCTGGCTTCCCAGATGCTGGGAGTACCCCTGGAAAATATTCACTACCAGGGTTCCACCACGGCCACAATCCCCGACGGGGGAACGACTGTGGCTTCCCGGGGGACCATGATGGGAGGCGGGGCATTAAAAGATGCGATGGATACTCTCAAGGCGATCCTGAGAAAGACGCTCCTACCCGACCTGGCCGAAAAAGAGGAAGAGATCGAATTCCGTGATAACCGGATTTTCGGTACCAAAGGACGTTCTCTCAGCTGGAATGAAGCCGGGAAGAAGATGTATCTTGCCAGGGTGTACCCCGTGGCCTTCGGTACCTTTCAGGCACCCAAAGTGTCATGGAATGAGGAAAACGGGCAGGGTGATGCCTATTTTTCCTATGTTTACAGTTCTCAGGCCGTTGAGGTTGAAGTTGATCCCGAGAAAGGAAGCTGCCGCATTCTCAATATTGTGGCCTCCCACGACATAGGACGAGCCGTAAACCCTCCCATGGTAAAAGGGCAGATTCACGGCGGTATCGTCCAGGGGGCCGGAATGGCTCTGACCGAAAACTTTATGACAGATGACGAAGGACGGGCCCTCTCCCTGAACTTTTCAAAGTATAAGATTCCCCGCATGACCGATATTCCCGATATAGAAGCCCATATTGTTGAAAATAATGACCCTCTGTCTCCCACGGGTACCAAGGGGATTGGGGAACCCGCCCTGGAGATCATAGCTCCGGCCATCGCCAATGCCGTGGCGGCCGCCACAGGCCGGCGGTTTACATCCCTGCCCCTGGACCTCAGTTCCCTGAAGAGAGAAACACCCCAAAAGGAGCCCCTTAAGAAATGA
- a CDS encoding SOS response-associated peptidase, whose product MCFSVALTRETIKRDSRFSHLLDEMDQTPGSRISGFSFPGLPLLTDGVNAKARLAHWGLIPSWVKDDGQAKRIRSGTLNARWETVELKPSFRDSWPFKRCLLAVEGFYEPHVEGGIKSTWFVRRKDRGLLYLGGIYEENGPEALGFPTFTFSILTLEARDLLAEVHNEKMRMPLVLKEEKTPNWLDKQGAIPDADDLSWCLDQSVLTASEFRKGASSSLWTQGELF is encoded by the coding sequence ATGTGTTTTAGCGTTGCATTGACCCGGGAGACCATCAAAAGGGATTCCCGGTTTTCCCATCTCCTGGATGAGATGGATCAAACACCGGGAAGCAGAATCTCCGGTTTTAGTTTCCCCGGACTGCCCCTTTTGACCGATGGAGTGAATGCAAAAGCACGATTGGCCCATTGGGGCTTGATTCCCTCCTGGGTCAAAGACGACGGGCAGGCAAAACGTATCCGTTCGGGAACCCTGAATGCCCGTTGGGAGACTGTGGAGCTGAAACCCTCCTTCCGGGACAGCTGGCCCTTCAAGCGCTGCCTTCTGGCAGTGGAAGGATTCTACGAGCCCCATGTGGAAGGGGGGATCAAATCAACATGGTTTGTCCGCCGGAAAGACAGAGGTCTCCTTTATTTGGGAGGGATCTACGAGGAGAATGGCCCAGAGGCTCTGGGTTTTCCCACGTTCACTTTTTCAATCCTAACCCTGGAGGCCCGAGACCTGCTGGCAGAAGTTCATAATGAAAAAATGCGCATGCCCCTGGTTTTGAAGGAAGAAAAAACCCCAAATTGGCTTGATAAACAGGGAGCCATCCCCGATGCAGACGATCTTTCCTGGTGTTTAGATCAGTCTGTTCTCACAGCTTCGGAGTTTAGAAAGGGTGCTTCCTCCTCCCTCTGGACCCAGGGAGAGCTCTTTTAA
- a CDS encoding sugar transferase produces MLMTLLDIETGHNMLNEQSKTFILFHFIFDLILVAFSWVLATYIRFMILGSDFGNFVKFLRLTPIPVIVAAYFLFRERYYSRQTLHSWHREFSRLLMLNLKIQIFFILAGYNLQSDRISRLTLVLFFIICQISLILNRVIFRNHIMMKMIKGEMNHKLFVIGHGPHMDRFIEKVRNNPQTGMIISCWADSMGAAEEMKLNSCKYEEIDAYIEKLKPQSIVIGYSGSKMSKQDKFVKSHYNQVTPIILIPQVNYALIGTTIEDFLGVPLLYINKPSENHLSLLLKRIIDVGGALFGLIVLSPLFLVVSILVKLTSPGPIFYAQERMTANGRVFKMWKFRSMRQDADKEEGFTWTVENDPRRTKFGTFIRKTSLDEFPQLWNVLIGDMSLVGPRPERPELIEGFKDEITGYMLRHKMRAGITGWAQINGWRGNTSLEKRIEFDMYYIRNWSLTLDLKILLLTVFNGFVNKNAY; encoded by the coding sequence ATGCTGATGACTTTGCTAGATATAGAAACAGGACACAATATGCTGAACGAACAATCAAAGACTTTTATTTTATTTCATTTTATTTTTGACCTTATCCTGGTCGCCTTTTCATGGGTTCTTGCTACTTATATCCGGTTTATGATATTGGGATCGGATTTTGGTAATTTTGTAAAATTTCTGAGATTGACTCCCATTCCTGTCATAGTGGCAGCCTATTTTCTCTTCAGGGAACGCTACTATTCCAGGCAGACCCTCCACTCCTGGCATCGTGAGTTTTCCCGCCTTCTGATGTTGAACCTGAAGATTCAGATATTCTTCATTTTAGCGGGATACAACCTGCAATCCGACAGAATCTCAAGGCTCACACTGGTTCTCTTTTTCATTATATGTCAAATCTCTCTTATCCTGAACAGAGTCATCTTCAGAAACCACATCATGATGAAAATGATCAAGGGAGAGATGAACCACAAACTCTTTGTGATAGGCCATGGTCCCCACATGGACAGGTTCATTGAGAAGGTGAGAAACAACCCTCAAACGGGTATGATCATAAGCTGCTGGGCCGATTCCATGGGAGCCGCCGAGGAGATGAAGCTGAACTCCTGCAAGTATGAAGAGATTGATGCATACATCGAGAAACTGAAACCCCAGAGTATTGTCATAGGATATTCGGGATCGAAGATGAGCAAACAGGATAAGTTTGTGAAGTCCCACTACAACCAGGTCACCCCGATTATCCTGATTCCCCAGGTCAACTATGCCCTTATTGGAACCACAATCGAAGATTTCCTGGGAGTCCCCCTGCTGTATATCAACAAACCTTCGGAAAACCATTTAAGCCTCCTCTTAAAAAGGATCATAGACGTGGGAGGCGCTCTATTCGGTCTGATCGTCCTCTCACCCTTGTTTCTTGTGGTCAGTATACTGGTGAAGCTGACCTCTCCGGGGCCGATTTTTTATGCCCAGGAAAGGATGACCGCCAACGGACGGGTCTTCAAAATGTGGAAGTTCAGATCCATGAGGCAGGATGCCGATAAGGAGGAAGGATTCACCTGGACCGTTGAGAATGATCCCCGGAGAACGAAATTCGGAACCTTTATCCGTAAAACGAGTCTGGATGAATTTCCTCAGCTCTGGAATGTATTGATAGGAGATATGAGCCTGGTTGGCCCCCGTCCCGAACGTCCCGAGCTGATAGAAGGATTTAAGGATGAGATCACCGGCTACATGCTGCGCCACAAGATGAGAGCCGGGATAACGGGCTGGGCACAGATCAACGGATGGCGGGGCAATACCAGCCTAGAAAAACGGATTGAGTTTGATATGTATTACATCCGCAACTGGTCTCTCACCCTGGATCTCAAGATTCTCCTACTCACCGTGTTCAATGGTTTTGTCAATAAAAACGCTTATTAG
- a CDS encoding NAD-dependent epimerase/dehydratase family protein produces the protein MKNILITGGAGFVGFHLSRHSGLNDYDRVVLVDNLNSYYDPSLKYGRLKELGFLVDESTPEMTAVENEKGWVFYRADLKNRDQMETLFKEYPFDHVVHLGAQAGVRYSIENPESYVDSNLVGFVNILECCRHHPVKHLVYASSSSVYGANTKVPFHEDDPVTKPISLYAATKRSNELLAYSYSHLYGIPTTGLRFFTVYGPWGRPDMAYFLFAEKIIKGKTIQVFNQGDMKRDFTYVDDITESITRLIEKPMAGKDEDPARILNIGHGSPVDLSEFIRIIEENLGMKAQKEYLPMQDGDVPMTWADTSRLEELTGYSPKVTLREGIEQFALWYKEYRNL, from the coding sequence ATGAAAAATATACTGATCACCGGTGGAGCCGGTTTTGTAGGCTTCCACCTCAGCCGCCACAGCGGACTAAACGACTATGACAGAGTCGTTCTCGTAGACAATTTGAACAGCTACTATGATCCGTCTCTGAAATACGGGCGATTGAAGGAACTGGGATTTCTTGTGGATGAGTCCACTCCGGAAATGACAGCCGTTGAAAATGAAAAGGGATGGGTCTTTTACAGGGCTGATTTAAAGAATAGAGACCAGATGGAGACTCTCTTTAAGGAATACCCCTTTGACCATGTTGTTCATCTGGGTGCCCAGGCGGGGGTGCGCTACAGCATTGAAAACCCGGAGAGTTACGTCGACAGCAACCTCGTGGGCTTTGTTAATATTCTAGAATGCTGCCGCCACCACCCTGTGAAACATCTGGTATATGCCTCCTCATCCAGTGTGTACGGCGCCAACACGAAGGTTCCCTTTCATGAGGATGATCCTGTTACCAAACCCATCAGCCTCTATGCGGCAACCAAGAGGTCCAACGAACTTCTGGCCTACTCCTACTCCCATCTTTACGGCATTCCCACCACGGGCCTGCGTTTCTTTACGGTCTACGGTCCCTGGGGACGTCCCGATATGGCCTACTTTCTCTTTGCAGAAAAGATCATCAAGGGCAAGACCATACAGGTTTTCAACCAGGGAGATATGAAGCGGGATTTTACCTATGTGGATGATATAACCGAAAGCATCACCAGACTCATCGAAAAACCGATGGCCGGCAAAGATGAAGATCCGGCGCGGATTCTCAATATCGGCCACGGATCACCGGTGGACCTCTCTGAGTTTATCCGCATCATAGAAGAGAATCTGGGCATGAAAGCCCAAAAAGAATACCTGCCCATGCAGGATGGGGATGTGCCCATGACATGGGCCGATACAAGCCGGCTGGAAGAGCTGACCGGATACTCTCCCAAGGTGACCCTAAGGGAAGGCATTGAACAATTTGCCCTCTGGTATAAAGAGTATAGAAATTTATAA
- a CDS encoding glycosyltransferase, which yields MADAPIRILHLFPEFKRGGAQINVLRFIKSSGPGYEHFVAAALFDKGLQEEYEGFVQEIYPLDMTSVRLGSILALARLIRKLKPQIVHVNGKGAAFYGYVSSFLTGKRYEMFHTMRGFHIKYSGWKLKAYLQFEKAVARRMDGTVLVSPSEREFLNQSIPGLDESRQFLIPNGIEVQELPLPQDMSRVLAQFDENVLTLSRLSHQKDLVTMIDAFDLVAAKKPGVALHIMGGETPQDKSYADTVRTRLERSGFKERIFLWGSVKDAGSLIRHFDVYWTTALFEGLPTAVVEAALCRVLIVGTDCVGNKDLILPGVTGFLTKPKDVQGNGEALIQALEMSHSDKKLPFLEEAEKMCREFSLENNARKLKEMYLMSLNLI from the coding sequence ATGGCTGATGCACCCATTCGAATCCTGCACCTGTTTCCCGAGTTTAAACGGGGGGGAGCCCAGATCAATGTGCTTCGGTTCATTAAGTCCAGTGGTCCCGGATATGAACACTTTGTGGCGGCTGCTCTCTTTGATAAGGGACTGCAGGAGGAGTATGAAGGTTTTGTTCAGGAGATTTACCCCCTTGATATGACCTCTGTCCGGTTGGGGAGCATTCTGGCCCTGGCTAGATTGATCCGGAAACTCAAGCCTCAGATTGTTCATGTGAATGGTAAGGGAGCCGCTTTTTACGGTTATGTCAGCTCTTTCTTGACAGGAAAGAGGTATGAAATGTTTCATACCATGCGTGGTTTTCACATCAAGTACAGCGGCTGGAAGCTCAAGGCCTACCTTCAATTTGAAAAGGCTGTGGCACGCCGGATGGACGGGACTGTGCTGGTTTCCCCTTCGGAGAGAGAGTTTCTGAATCAGTCCATTCCCGGACTGGATGAGAGCCGTCAGTTTCTCATTCCCAACGGAATCGAAGTGCAGGAGCTGCCTCTGCCTCAGGATATGAGCCGGGTTTTGGCCCAGTTTGACGAGAATGTCCTGACCCTTTCCCGTTTGTCTCATCAGAAGGACCTGGTGACCATGATTGATGCCTTTGATCTGGTCGCTGCGAAAAAACCGGGAGTTGCACTCCATATCATGGGGGGAGAGACACCCCAGGATAAATCCTATGCCGATACTGTCAGGACCCGTTTGGAACGTTCGGGTTTTAAGGAACGGATCTTCCTCTGGGGATCTGTGAAGGATGCGGGCAGCCTGATCCGTCATTTTGATGTGTACTGGACCACGGCCCTGTTTGAAGGCTTACCTACCGCTGTGGTGGAAGCCGCCCTCTGCCGGGTTTTGATTGTCGGCACCGACTGTGTGGGGAATAAGGATCTGATCCTTCCGGGAGTGACAGGCTTTCTGACAAAGCCCAAGGATGTCCAGGGAAATGGAGAGGCCCTCATTCAAGCCCTTGAAATGAGTCACAGTGATAAGAAGCTTCCCTTCCTGGAGGAGGCTGAGAAAATGTGTCGGGAATTCTCCCTGGAGAATAACGCCCGGAAACTGAAAGAGATGTATTTAATGTCACTGAATCTTATTTAG
- a CDS encoding glycosyltransferase: MKILFVCSAREWGGNEKWSSMTMSELQKQGHTVSMLLRNPFLAKRFGRTLPWTFAPFITPFDPLSFLIAFFLLLVKRPNVIVSTKKAEYFVLGILSRIFRIRHILRLGIVRDLDTPWKRFVYTRLNEGIIVNASRTKENFEQYDFVDQSKIKLIYNGIPEITAPKAVPRTDDRFRIVTVGTLTPRKGFHLLIEAIASLPEELSRQIHLTIVGAGLMKKELQKQIIDLHMEDRVSLAGFQSDPVPFLVDADLFALVSENEGISNALLEAMMLGLPVLTTLSGGTAEFMEDNVHGFLVDRDAFVIRRRLEELLTRRDSLQEVGKTGQSRVKEFFSLSRMGREVADFLEPRHG, encoded by the coding sequence TTGAAAATACTCTTTGTCTGTTCTGCCCGGGAGTGGGGCGGAAATGAAAAATGGTCCTCCATGACCATGTCGGAGCTGCAGAAACAGGGGCATACTGTGTCCATGCTCCTAAGGAATCCCTTCCTGGCCAAACGCTTTGGCAGGACTCTCCCCTGGACCTTTGCTCCCTTTATCACTCCTTTTGATCCCTTAAGCTTTCTCATCGCCTTTTTTTTGCTATTGGTGAAGAGGCCTAATGTTATTGTGAGCACCAAAAAGGCAGAGTACTTTGTGCTGGGAATTTTAAGCAGGATCTTTCGTATTCGTCACATCCTGAGGCTGGGAATCGTCCGTGATCTGGATACTCCCTGGAAGCGCTTTGTCTATACCAGGCTAAACGAAGGGATTATTGTCAATGCCAGCCGTACAAAAGAGAATTTTGAACAGTACGATTTTGTAGATCAATCCAAAATTAAACTGATTTACAATGGAATTCCTGAAATAACCGCACCCAAGGCCGTGCCCAGGACTGATGACAGGTTCAGGATCGTGACCGTAGGAACTCTGACTCCCCGCAAAGGATTCCACCTACTCATAGAAGCCATAGCATCTCTGCCCGAGGAACTTTCCCGTCAGATTCACCTGACCATCGTCGGTGCGGGATTGATGAAAAAAGAACTGCAGAAACAGATCATTGATCTGCATATGGAGGATCGGGTCAGCCTCGCAGGATTCCAGAGCGATCCGGTTCCCTTTTTAGTGGATGCCGATCTTTTTGCTCTGGTTTCCGAAAATGAAGGCATCTCTAACGCCCTCCTGGAGGCAATGATGCTGGGACTGCCCGTTTTGACAACCCTGTCGGGAGGTACTGCTGAGTTTATGGAAGACAATGTTCATGGCTTTTTGGTAGATCGGGATGCTTTTGTCATCAGACGCAGGCTGGAGGAACTCCTTACCAGGAGAGACAGCCTTCAGGAGGTCGGAAAAACGGGGCAGAGCCGTGTGAAAGAGTTCTTTTCTCTGAGCCGGATGGGCCGTGAAGTGGCCGATTTTCTGGAGCCCCGGCATGGCTGA
- a CDS encoding glycosyltransferase: protein MKLAITHDWLTVPGGAEKVVKRWYDLYPESSVYTSVFDESKIGHIFEKKRVVPSFMQKVPFSKKYYTKMLNLMPRAFEEFDLSAYDVVLSSSSSCSKGVITTPDALHIAYVHSPMRYAWDLYHEYYGSAGALARFVMRRTMPGIRQWDVISSMRVDHFIANSNFVARRIKKYYRRDADVIFPPVNTEFYTPGSDEAGDYYLIISRFVPYKKIDLAIQACNTLKRRLVIIGGGPDESRLRDLAGPTIEFKGALEDEDVREYYRCCRAFLFPALEDFGITPVEAQACGRPVIALRKGGALDTVIEGKTGVFFPRQDVESLVTAMTELESQEWDSSFIRRHAEGFSNERFDREIQEYIQQKWNARLKEIN, encoded by the coding sequence ATGAAATTAGCAATAACCCATGATTGGTTGACTGTCCCCGGCGGAGCCGAGAAAGTTGTCAAACGCTGGTATGATTTATACCCTGAATCCTCCGTATATACATCTGTTTTTGACGAGTCTAAAATAGGGCATATCTTTGAAAAGAAAAGAGTTGTTCCATCCTTTATGCAAAAGGTTCCCTTCTCGAAGAAATACTATACCAAGATGTTGAATCTGATGCCCCGGGCCTTTGAGGAATTTGACCTGTCCGCCTATGATGTGGTTCTCTCTTCTTCCTCTTCCTGCTCGAAGGGTGTCATCACAACTCCCGATGCCCTGCATATTGCCTATGTTCACAGCCCCATGCGCTACGCCTGGGATTTATATCATGAGTATTATGGATCCGCCGGAGCCCTGGCCCGGTTTGTCATGAGGAGAACTATGCCTGGCATTAGGCAGTGGGATGTCATATCCAGCATGAGGGTGGATCATTTTATAGCGAATTCAAATTTTGTGGCACGGAGAATCAAGAAGTATTACCGCCGTGATGCTGATGTTATTTTTCCTCCTGTAAATACCGAATTCTATACACCAGGAAGTGATGAGGCCGGGGATTATTATCTGATCATCTCCCGCTTTGTGCCCTATAAAAAAATTGATCTTGCCATTCAGGCCTGTAATACTCTAAAGAGAAGGCTTGTCATAATTGGAGGCGGTCCGGATGAATCCAGGCTGCGGGATCTTGCGGGACCAACCATTGAGTTTAAGGGCGCTCTGGAAGATGAGGATGTCCGTGAGTATTACAGGTGCTGCAGGGCCTTCCTGTTCCCGGCCCTGGAAGACTTTGGGATCACTCCTGTGGAGGCACAAGCCTGCGGCAGACCGGTCATTGCCCTGAGAAAAGGAGGCGCTCTGGATACGGTTATTGAAGGAAAGACTGGAGTGTTTTTCCCCCGGCAGGATGTGGAAAGTCTGGTGACGGCCATGACAGAACTGGAATCCCAAGAATGGGATTCCTCTTTTATCCGTCGTCATGCCGAAGGGTTTTCCAATGAGCGTTTTGATCGGGAAATACAGGAATATATCCAACAGAAATGGAATGCCAGGTTGAAGGAAATCAATTGA
- a CDS encoding histidine phosphatase family protein, producing MTYKTDKDSPQPLETLQNSYFLMRHGKSVANEEGIIISLIENGRSQYGLCDAGKEQISKSLQNQSFLDSDTIIVSSDFLRTKESAQLAAKILKTDAPKSSPLLRERFFGDYEKMGDSRYKLVWEKDKDNDENTCMNVESPKSVLGRFQNFIQEMESLYTHKKILILSHGDILQIGLTWPAGIAASQHRSLNHLETAEIRPFILPGK from the coding sequence ATGACATATAAAACAGACAAGGATTCCCCACAGCCTCTGGAGACGCTCCAAAATAGTTACTTTTTGATGAGACACGGCAAGAGTGTTGCCAACGAAGAAGGCATTATCATCAGCCTCATTGAAAATGGAAGAAGTCAATACGGCTTATGCGACGCAGGAAAAGAGCAAATCAGCAAGAGCCTTCAAAATCAGTCATTCCTGGACAGTGACACCATCATAGTGTCCTCAGATTTCCTCAGAACCAAAGAATCGGCACAACTGGCGGCAAAAATCCTCAAGACGGATGCTCCAAAGAGCTCTCCTTTGTTGAGGGAAAGGTTCTTCGGCGATTATGAAAAAATGGGAGACAGCCGGTATAAACTGGTTTGGGAAAAAGACAAGGACAATGATGAGAATACATGCATGAACGTTGAGAGCCCCAAGAGTGTCTTGGGACGGTTCCAGAATTTTATTCAGGAAATGGAATCACTGTATACTCACAAAAAGATCCTCATCCTGTCCCACGGGGATATCCTGCAGATAGGCTTGACATGGCCGGCAGGAATCGCAGCAAGCCAGCACCGCAGCCTGAACCATCTGGAAACCGCAGAAATCCGGCCTTTTATATTGCCCGGGAAGTAA
- a CDS encoding DUF128 domain-containing protein: METSDAKRLLILKILSEEDQPLSSQVIKERLQERGTSLSERTVRFHMLALDKAGLTEYKEKKGRYLTADGYKEVARNQVYDRVGFLSSRIDELSYQMNFNWKKRSGTVLVNVSLVPLENSSVVYHLMAPIFESGLTMGQKVAVFRPGEKVGDVEIPEGYFGMGTVCSITLNGVYLRCGIPVTSVFGGLLEVSGSRPDRFSAIINYNGTSLDPLEIFISSGMTDCRKAAEAGHGFIGASFREIPASSLDQVSDIHQQLIEMGLGGILKMGYSGHSLLEIPVADGRIGFITAGGLNSVAALAESGISVRSRALSGLIEYKKLIPYTDLYEVLRHIHA, translated from the coding sequence ATGGAAACATCCGATGCCAAGAGGCTGCTCATTCTTAAAATCCTCAGTGAAGAAGATCAGCCCCTTTCCAGCCAGGTTATAAAGGAACGGTTGCAGGAACGGGGAACCAGTCTGAGCGAAAGGACGGTCCGGTTTCATATGCTGGCCCTTGATAAGGCTGGTTTGACTGAATATAAGGAGAAGAAGGGCCGTTATCTGACGGCCGATGGCTACAAGGAAGTTGCCCGAAACCAGGTCTATGACCGGGTAGGGTTTTTATCTTCCCGCATTGATGAACTCTCCTACCAGATGAATTTTAACTGGAAGAAAAGATCCGGTACGGTCCTGGTCAATGTCAGTCTCGTCCCCTTGGAAAACAGTTCGGTTGTATACCATCTAATGGCGCCCATATTTGAATCGGGACTGACCATGGGCCAGAAAGTGGCCGTGTTCAGACCCGGAGAGAAAGTGGGTGATGTTGAGATTCCCGAGGGTTATTTCGGCATGGGGACCGTCTGTTCTATCACCCTAAATGGAGTGTATCTTCGTTGTGGCATCCCCGTCACATCTGTCTTTGGTGGTCTTCTGGAAGTTTCGGGAAGCCGTCCCGATCGATTCTCTGCCATCATCAATTATAACGGAACCAGCCTGGATCCTCTTGAAATCTTCATCAGCAGCGGCATGACGGACTGCCGGAAAGCCGCCGAAGCGGGGCATGGTTTTATCGGTGCCAGTTTTAGAGAGATTCCGGCATCCAGCCTGGATCAGGTCTCGGATATCCATCAGCAGCTGATAGAAATGGGGCTGGGAGGTATCTTGAAAATGGGTTACTCCGGGCACTCCCTCCTGGAAATCCCCGTGGCCGACGGCCGGATAGGGTTTATAACGGCAGGAGGACTCAACTCTGTGGCGGCCCTGGCAGAATCGGGAATTTCGGTCCGCTCCAGAGCCCTGTCGGGGTTGATCGAGTATAAAAAGCTCATACCCTATACCGATCTGTATGAAGTCTTGAGGCATATTCATGCCTGA